In the genome of Vicia villosa cultivar HV-30 ecotype Madison, WI linkage group LG7, Vvil1.0, whole genome shotgun sequence, one region contains:
- the LOC131616418 gene encoding uncharacterized protein LOC131616418 isoform X2 gives MGSGGRTIFSFDLNEPPTEDSDERDGVFCFQPQKTQSSTNSHTSNLFLASTAAQGTDLSVASTAAAQGTDLSVASTAAQGTDLSVASTAAQGTDLSVASTAAKGTDLSVASTAAKGTDLSVASTAAKGTDLSVASTVAKGIMNNHAFSHASTVSGFQPFIRSKSASVSGGDAGLMIAGYQGAKAPSKSIKEEGVNVMESQKSGSANAQSTEREEGEWSEEEGYANANGGNNLPRKSQAPEEQATSGMVNGSVVASDSKSNNIKNSNSNSINDAKCSQASIGLESNSSEQKINGVLNSASNIKSEASIDPQEEPSIVPKQKEVKGIEASHALRSANIPGKRRIDQRKEEMLGKKRSRQTMFLNLEDVKQAGPIKTSTPRRQTFSSPVISRTVKEVRTVPAQVERVGIAKDQNQSDSSFGEGVSQIETHEPKSDCNSDNSGSFGRHRRINSETEPPMEVNLPPIPRQGSWKQQTESRQQKNAFGSNRKLGQSGQSSNDVRPVNKKHHSIKKQTPASYQSQDSSVERLIREVTSEKFWHHPGETDLKCVPGKFDSVEEYVRVFEPLLFEECRAQLYSTWEESTETVSRDTHIMVRVKANESRERGWYDVKVLPVHDFKWSFKEGDVAILSSPRPGSVRPKQNNSSSAHDGGESEITGRVVGTVRRHIPIDTRDPPGAILHYYVGDSYDPSRGDDDHIVRKLQTGSIWYLTVLGSLATTQREYIALHAFRRLNMQMQTAILKPSPEHFPKYEQQTPAMPECFTPNFVEYLRRTFNEPQLAAIQWAAMHTAAGTSSVATKRQDPWPFTLVQGPPGTGKTHTVWGMLNVIHLVQYQHYYTSLLKHVAPESYKHANELNSENAPTGSIDEVLQNMDQNLLRTLPKLVPKPRMLVCAPSNAATDELLSRVLDRGFIDGEMKVYRPDVARVGVDSQTRAAQAVSVERRTEQLLVKTREEVSGWMQQLRNREAQYTQQLHCLHRDLNATAAAVRSQGSVGVDPDLLMARDQNRDVLLQNLASVVEGRDKVLVEMSRLAVLEGRFRPGSGFNLEEARASLEASFANEAEIVFTTVSSSGRKLFSRLSHGFDMVVIDEAAQASEVGVLPPLSLGAARCVLVGDPQQLPATVISKAAGTLMYSRSLFERFQQAGCPTMLLSVQYRMHPQIRDFPSRYFYQGRLSDSESVIKLPEEPYYKDPLLRPYIFYDVRQGRESHRGGSASYLNTVEAQYCLRLYEHVQKAVKSFGLGKISVGIITPYKLQLKCLQREFEEVLNSEEGKDLYINTVDAFQGQERDVIIMSCVRAGHGVGFVADIRRMNVALTRARRALWVMGNANALTHSEDWKALIADAKSRNCYMDTESLPKDFLVPKGAVYTPLPGKAPLNMRGMRSGGPRYNRSMEMHMESRVGAPFEDDERMNGASVSSRNGNHRPPRYLQENSLDDLSDKSRDAWQHGIQKRQGSTGTMAKRDV, from the exons ATGGGTTCCGGAGGAAGAACGATATTTAGTTTTGACCTTAATGAGCCTCCTACAGAAGATAGTGATGAGAGGGATGGTGTTTTCTGCTTCCAGCCTCAAAAGACCCAGTCGTCAACAAATTCCCATACTTCTAACTTATTTTTAGCTTCTACTGCTGCCCAAGGAACTGACTTATCTGTAGCTTCTACTGCTGCTGCCCAAGGAACTGACTTATCTGTAGCTTCTACTGCTGCCCAAGGAACTGACTTATCTGTAGCTTCTACTGCTGCCCAAGGAACCGACTTATCTGTAGCTTCTACTGCTGCCAAAGGAACCGACTTATCTGTAGCTTCTACTGCTGCCAAAGGAACCGACTTATCTGTAGCTTCTACTGCTGCCAAAGGAACTGACTTATCTGTAGCTTCTACTGTTGCCAAAGGAATAATGAATAATCATGCATTTTCACATGCCTCAACTGTTTCGGGATTCCAACCATTTATTCGCTCTAAGTCTGCAAGTGTGTCTGGTGGGGATGCTGGGCTGATGATAGCAGGATATCAGGGTGCAAAGGCTCCCTCTAAGTCCATAAAAGAGGAGGGCGTGAATGTTATGGAATCTCAGAAATCTGGTTCGGCAAATGCTCAATCTACAGAAAGGGAAGAAGGGGAATGGTCTGAGGAGGAGGGTTATGCTAATGCAAATGGAGGTAATAATCTGCCACGAAAAAGTCAGGCTCCAGAAGAGCAAGCAACATCTGGAATGGTGAATGGAAGTGTTGTGGCTTCTGACAGTAAGTCTAACAATATCAAGAATTCTAATTCTAATAGTATAAATGATGCAAAGTGTAGCCAGGCTTCTATAGGTCTAGAATCAAATAGCAGTGAACAAAAAATCAACGGTGTCCTAAATTCAGCTAGCAATATAAAAAGTGAAGCTTCTATTGATCCACAGGAGGAGCCCAGTATAGTTCCCAAGCAAAAAGAAGTGAAAGGTATTGAAGCAAGTCATGCACTTAGGTCCGCAAATATTCCCGGGAAGAGAAGGATTGACCAACGCAAAGAGGAAATGTTGGGAAAGAAACGTAGTAGGCAGACCATGTTTCTTAACTTGGAAGATGTCAAGCAAGCTGGTCCCATCAAAACCTCAACACCTAGAAGACAGACTTTCTCATCACCAGTTATAAGCCGTACTGTGAAGGAAGTTCGTACTGTTCCTGCACAAGTTGAACGGGTTGGAATAGCTAAGGATCAGAATCAATCAGACTCTTCTTTTGGTGAAGGTGTAAGTCAAATTGAAACACATGAACCTAAATCTGATTGTAATAGTGATAATTCTGGATCATTTGGTAGGCATAGGAGAATCAACAGTGAGACTGAACCTCCTATGGAAGTGAATTTACCACCCATACCAAGACAGGGATCATGGAAACAACAGACAGAGTCGAGGCAACAGAAGAATGCGTTTGGTTCTAATAGGAAGTTGGGACAGAGTGGTCAAAGCTCCAATGATGTCAGGCCGGTAAACAAGAAACATCACTCTATCAAGAAGCAGACCCCTGCCAGTTACCAGTCCCAGGACTCATCTGTTGAACGCCTCATTCGAGAGGTTACCAGTGAAAAGTTTTGGCATCACCCAG GAGAGACCGATTTGAAGTGTGTTCCTGGGAAGTTTGACTCAGTGGAAGAGTATGTTCGAGTATTTGAGCCTTTGCTTTTTGAGGAATGCCGTGCTCAACTTTACAGTACTTGGGAAGAATCAACAGAAACAGTTTCAAGGGATACTCATATTATGGTGCGAGTAAAGGCAAATGAGTCAAGAGAAAGAG GTTGGTATGACGTGAAAGTACTTCCAGTACACGATTTCAAATGGTCATTTAAGGAGGGTGATGTTGCAATTCTTTCGTCCCCCAGGCCTGGATCAG TCAGACCCAAGCAGAACAATTCATCTTCAGCTCACGATGGCGGGGAATCAGAAATCACTGGACGTGTGGTGGGTACAGTTAGACGGCACATACCTATTGATACCCGTGACCCTCCTGGTGCAATACTCCATTACTATGTAGGGGATTCTTATGATCCTAGCAG GGGTGATGATGATCATATCGTAAGGAAACTTCAAACTGGAAGCATCTGGTATCTCACAGTGCTTGGTTCTCTTGCTACCACACAGAGGGAATATATTGCGCTACATGCATTTCGTCGCTTAAATATGCAG ATGCAAACTGCAATTCTAAAGCCTAGTCCTGAGCACTTTCCTAAATATGAGCAGCAGACCCCGGCAATGCCTGAATGCTTCACGCCAAACTTCGTTGAGTACCTGCGCAGGACCTTCAATGAACCCCAGTTGGCAGCAATCCAATGGGCAGCTATGCATACAGCTGCCGGTACAAGTAGTGTGGCAACAAAGAGGCAAGATCCTTGGCCTTTTACTCTTGTTCAAGGACCTCCAGGAACAGGAAAGACACATACAGTATGGGGAATGTTGAATGTCATTCACCTTGTGCAGTATCAACACTACTACACCTCATTGCTTAAGCATGTAGCTCCTGAAAGCTACAAGCACGCTAATGAGCTCAATTCAGAGAATGCCCCCACAGGATCTATTGATGAAGTTCTTCAAAATATGGATCAAAATCTGTTAAGAACTTTGCCTAAACTAGTCCCAAAGCCTAGAATGTTAGTTTGTGCTCCTTCTAATGCTGCCACTGATGAGCTTCTTTCCCGTGTTCTTGATCGTGGATTTATTGATGGAGAGATGAAAGTATATCGACCTGATGTTGCTCGGGTTGGGGTTGATTCTCAGACACGTGCTGCCCAAGCAGTTTCTGTTGAGCGGAGAACTGAACAACTTCTGGTCAAGACTCGTGAAGAAGTTTCTGGATGGATGCAACAGTTAAGAAATCGCGAAGCTCAGTATACTCAGCAGTTGCATTGTCTTCATAGAGATCTGAATGCTACTGCTGCTGCTGTACGCTCCCAAGGATCTGTTGGTGTTGACCCTGACCTTCTCATGGCCCGTGATCAGAATCGTGATGTTTTGCTGCAGAACCTTGCATCTGTAGTTGAAGGCAGGGATAAGGTTCTGGTTGAGATGTCTCGCCTTGCTGTTTTGGAAGGTAGGTTTCGACCTGGTAGTGGTTTCAATTTGGAAGAGGCCCGTGCTAGTTTAGAGGCCAGTTTTGCCAATGAAGCTGAAATAGTTTTCACTACAGTATCTAGCAGTGGCCGCAAGTTGTTTTCTCGACTTTCCCATGGATTTGATATGGTAGTCATTGATGAGGCAGCCCAAGCCAGTGAGGTGGGAGTTCTTCCTCCTCTTTCTCTTGGGGCAGCACGGTGTGTTCTTGTTGGAGATCCTCAGCAGCTCCCTGCTACAGTTATCAGCAAGGCTGCTGGAACACTGATGTACAGCAGAAGTCTTTTTGAAAGGTTCCAACAAGCAGGATGCCCTACAATGTTGCTGTCTGTGCAATATAGAATGCATCCCCAAATCCGGGATTTCCCTTCTAGATACTTTTATCAGGGGCGCCTTAGTGACAGTGAGAGTGTGATTAAATTGCCTGAGGAACCATACTATAAAGACCCTTTACTTAGACCTTATATATTCTATGATGTCAGACAAGGACGGGAGTCTCACAGAGGTGGATCAGCCTCCTACCTCAACACAGTTGAAGCACAATATTGTCTCCGACTGTACGAGCATGTTCAGAAAGCAGTGAAGTCTTTTGGTCTGGGGAAGATTTCTGTTGGCATAATTACTCCTTACAAGCTGCAGTTGAAATGCCTCCAACGCGAGTTTGAGGAAGTCTTAAATTCAGAAGAAGGGAAGGATCTATATATCAACACTGTAGATGCTTTCCAAGGTCAAGAGCGTGATGTGATTATTATGTCTTGTGTGCGTGCTGGTCATGGGGTTGGTTTTGTTGCTGATATACGTCGGATGAATGTTGCCCTTACGCGCGCAAGAAGGGCCCTTTGG GTGATGGGAAATGCCAATGCACTGACACATTCCGAGGATTGGAAAGCGTTGATTGCTGATGCAAAATCCCGAAATTGCTACATGGACACGGAATCTCTTCCCAAGGACTTTTTGGTGCCCAAGGGAGCTGTTTACACACCATTACCTGGTAAGGCACCCTTGAATATGAGGGGTATGAGATCAGGTGGGCCAAGATATAATAGATCAATGGAGATGCATATGGAATCCAGAGTGGGAGCACCATTTGAAGATGACGAGAGGATGAATGGCGCTTCAGTAAGCTCCAGAAATGGGAACCACCGTCCACCACGGTATTTACAAGAGAATTCCTTAGATGATTTGAGTGATAAATCCAGAGATGCCTGGCAGCATGGCATACAGAAGAGGCAGGGTTCAACTGGAACCATGGCAAAGAGAGATGTATAG
- the LOC131616418 gene encoding uncharacterized protein LOC131616418 isoform X1: MGSGGRTIFSFDLNEPPTEDSDERDGVFCFQPQKTQSSTNSHTSNLFLASTAAQGTDLSVASTAAAQGTDLSVASTAAQGTDLSVASTAAQGTDLSVASTAAKGTDLSVASTAAKGTDLSVASTAAKGTDLSVASTVAKGIMNNHAFSHASTVSGFQPFIRSKSASVSGGDAGLMIAGYQGAKAPSKSIKEEGVNVMESQKSGSANAQSTEREEGEWSEEEGYANANGGNNLPRKSQAPEEQATSGMVNGSVVASDSKSNNIKNSNSNSINDAKCSQASIGLESNSSEQKINGVLNSASNIKSEASIDPQEEPSIVPKQKEVKGIEASHALRSANIPGKRRIDQRKEEMLGKKRSRQTMFLNLEDVKQAGPIKTSTPRRQTFSSPVISRTVKEVRTVPAQVERVGIAKDQNQSDSSFGEGVSQIETHEPKSDCNSDNSGSFGRHRRINSETEPPMEVNLPPIPRQGSWKQQTESRQQKNAFGSNRKLGQSGQSSNDVRPVNKKHHSIKKQTPASYQSQDSSVERLIREVTSEKFWHHPGETDLKCVPGKFDSVEEYVRVFEPLLFEECRAQLYSTWEESTETVSRDTHIMVRVKANESRERGWYDVKVLPVHDFKWSFKEGDVAILSSPRPGSAVRPKQNNSSSAHDGGESEITGRVVGTVRRHIPIDTRDPPGAILHYYVGDSYDPSRGDDDHIVRKLQTGSIWYLTVLGSLATTQREYIALHAFRRLNMQMQTAILKPSPEHFPKYEQQTPAMPECFTPNFVEYLRRTFNEPQLAAIQWAAMHTAAGTSSVATKRQDPWPFTLVQGPPGTGKTHTVWGMLNVIHLVQYQHYYTSLLKHVAPESYKHANELNSENAPTGSIDEVLQNMDQNLLRTLPKLVPKPRMLVCAPSNAATDELLSRVLDRGFIDGEMKVYRPDVARVGVDSQTRAAQAVSVERRTEQLLVKTREEVSGWMQQLRNREAQYTQQLHCLHRDLNATAAAVRSQGSVGVDPDLLMARDQNRDVLLQNLASVVEGRDKVLVEMSRLAVLEGRFRPGSGFNLEEARASLEASFANEAEIVFTTVSSSGRKLFSRLSHGFDMVVIDEAAQASEVGVLPPLSLGAARCVLVGDPQQLPATVISKAAGTLMYSRSLFERFQQAGCPTMLLSVQYRMHPQIRDFPSRYFYQGRLSDSESVIKLPEEPYYKDPLLRPYIFYDVRQGRESHRGGSASYLNTVEAQYCLRLYEHVQKAVKSFGLGKISVGIITPYKLQLKCLQREFEEVLNSEEGKDLYINTVDAFQGQERDVIIMSCVRAGHGVGFVADIRRMNVALTRARRALWVMGNANALTHSEDWKALIADAKSRNCYMDTESLPKDFLVPKGAVYTPLPGKAPLNMRGMRSGGPRYNRSMEMHMESRVGAPFEDDERMNGASVSSRNGNHRPPRYLQENSLDDLSDKSRDAWQHGIQKRQGSTGTMAKRDV, from the exons ATGGGTTCCGGAGGAAGAACGATATTTAGTTTTGACCTTAATGAGCCTCCTACAGAAGATAGTGATGAGAGGGATGGTGTTTTCTGCTTCCAGCCTCAAAAGACCCAGTCGTCAACAAATTCCCATACTTCTAACTTATTTTTAGCTTCTACTGCTGCCCAAGGAACTGACTTATCTGTAGCTTCTACTGCTGCTGCCCAAGGAACTGACTTATCTGTAGCTTCTACTGCTGCCCAAGGAACTGACTTATCTGTAGCTTCTACTGCTGCCCAAGGAACCGACTTATCTGTAGCTTCTACTGCTGCCAAAGGAACCGACTTATCTGTAGCTTCTACTGCTGCCAAAGGAACCGACTTATCTGTAGCTTCTACTGCTGCCAAAGGAACTGACTTATCTGTAGCTTCTACTGTTGCCAAAGGAATAATGAATAATCATGCATTTTCACATGCCTCAACTGTTTCGGGATTCCAACCATTTATTCGCTCTAAGTCTGCAAGTGTGTCTGGTGGGGATGCTGGGCTGATGATAGCAGGATATCAGGGTGCAAAGGCTCCCTCTAAGTCCATAAAAGAGGAGGGCGTGAATGTTATGGAATCTCAGAAATCTGGTTCGGCAAATGCTCAATCTACAGAAAGGGAAGAAGGGGAATGGTCTGAGGAGGAGGGTTATGCTAATGCAAATGGAGGTAATAATCTGCCACGAAAAAGTCAGGCTCCAGAAGAGCAAGCAACATCTGGAATGGTGAATGGAAGTGTTGTGGCTTCTGACAGTAAGTCTAACAATATCAAGAATTCTAATTCTAATAGTATAAATGATGCAAAGTGTAGCCAGGCTTCTATAGGTCTAGAATCAAATAGCAGTGAACAAAAAATCAACGGTGTCCTAAATTCAGCTAGCAATATAAAAAGTGAAGCTTCTATTGATCCACAGGAGGAGCCCAGTATAGTTCCCAAGCAAAAAGAAGTGAAAGGTATTGAAGCAAGTCATGCACTTAGGTCCGCAAATATTCCCGGGAAGAGAAGGATTGACCAACGCAAAGAGGAAATGTTGGGAAAGAAACGTAGTAGGCAGACCATGTTTCTTAACTTGGAAGATGTCAAGCAAGCTGGTCCCATCAAAACCTCAACACCTAGAAGACAGACTTTCTCATCACCAGTTATAAGCCGTACTGTGAAGGAAGTTCGTACTGTTCCTGCACAAGTTGAACGGGTTGGAATAGCTAAGGATCAGAATCAATCAGACTCTTCTTTTGGTGAAGGTGTAAGTCAAATTGAAACACATGAACCTAAATCTGATTGTAATAGTGATAATTCTGGATCATTTGGTAGGCATAGGAGAATCAACAGTGAGACTGAACCTCCTATGGAAGTGAATTTACCACCCATACCAAGACAGGGATCATGGAAACAACAGACAGAGTCGAGGCAACAGAAGAATGCGTTTGGTTCTAATAGGAAGTTGGGACAGAGTGGTCAAAGCTCCAATGATGTCAGGCCGGTAAACAAGAAACATCACTCTATCAAGAAGCAGACCCCTGCCAGTTACCAGTCCCAGGACTCATCTGTTGAACGCCTCATTCGAGAGGTTACCAGTGAAAAGTTTTGGCATCACCCAG GAGAGACCGATTTGAAGTGTGTTCCTGGGAAGTTTGACTCAGTGGAAGAGTATGTTCGAGTATTTGAGCCTTTGCTTTTTGAGGAATGCCGTGCTCAACTTTACAGTACTTGGGAAGAATCAACAGAAACAGTTTCAAGGGATACTCATATTATGGTGCGAGTAAAGGCAAATGAGTCAAGAGAAAGAG GTTGGTATGACGTGAAAGTACTTCCAGTACACGATTTCAAATGGTCATTTAAGGAGGGTGATGTTGCAATTCTTTCGTCCCCCAGGCCTGGATCAG CAGTCAGACCCAAGCAGAACAATTCATCTTCAGCTCACGATGGCGGGGAATCAGAAATCACTGGACGTGTGGTGGGTACAGTTAGACGGCACATACCTATTGATACCCGTGACCCTCCTGGTGCAATACTCCATTACTATGTAGGGGATTCTTATGATCCTAGCAG GGGTGATGATGATCATATCGTAAGGAAACTTCAAACTGGAAGCATCTGGTATCTCACAGTGCTTGGTTCTCTTGCTACCACACAGAGGGAATATATTGCGCTACATGCATTTCGTCGCTTAAATATGCAG ATGCAAACTGCAATTCTAAAGCCTAGTCCTGAGCACTTTCCTAAATATGAGCAGCAGACCCCGGCAATGCCTGAATGCTTCACGCCAAACTTCGTTGAGTACCTGCGCAGGACCTTCAATGAACCCCAGTTGGCAGCAATCCAATGGGCAGCTATGCATACAGCTGCCGGTACAAGTAGTGTGGCAACAAAGAGGCAAGATCCTTGGCCTTTTACTCTTGTTCAAGGACCTCCAGGAACAGGAAAGACACATACAGTATGGGGAATGTTGAATGTCATTCACCTTGTGCAGTATCAACACTACTACACCTCATTGCTTAAGCATGTAGCTCCTGAAAGCTACAAGCACGCTAATGAGCTCAATTCAGAGAATGCCCCCACAGGATCTATTGATGAAGTTCTTCAAAATATGGATCAAAATCTGTTAAGAACTTTGCCTAAACTAGTCCCAAAGCCTAGAATGTTAGTTTGTGCTCCTTCTAATGCTGCCACTGATGAGCTTCTTTCCCGTGTTCTTGATCGTGGATTTATTGATGGAGAGATGAAAGTATATCGACCTGATGTTGCTCGGGTTGGGGTTGATTCTCAGACACGTGCTGCCCAAGCAGTTTCTGTTGAGCGGAGAACTGAACAACTTCTGGTCAAGACTCGTGAAGAAGTTTCTGGATGGATGCAACAGTTAAGAAATCGCGAAGCTCAGTATACTCAGCAGTTGCATTGTCTTCATAGAGATCTGAATGCTACTGCTGCTGCTGTACGCTCCCAAGGATCTGTTGGTGTTGACCCTGACCTTCTCATGGCCCGTGATCAGAATCGTGATGTTTTGCTGCAGAACCTTGCATCTGTAGTTGAAGGCAGGGATAAGGTTCTGGTTGAGATGTCTCGCCTTGCTGTTTTGGAAGGTAGGTTTCGACCTGGTAGTGGTTTCAATTTGGAAGAGGCCCGTGCTAGTTTAGAGGCCAGTTTTGCCAATGAAGCTGAAATAGTTTTCACTACAGTATCTAGCAGTGGCCGCAAGTTGTTTTCTCGACTTTCCCATGGATTTGATATGGTAGTCATTGATGAGGCAGCCCAAGCCAGTGAGGTGGGAGTTCTTCCTCCTCTTTCTCTTGGGGCAGCACGGTGTGTTCTTGTTGGAGATCCTCAGCAGCTCCCTGCTACAGTTATCAGCAAGGCTGCTGGAACACTGATGTACAGCAGAAGTCTTTTTGAAAGGTTCCAACAAGCAGGATGCCCTACAATGTTGCTGTCTGTGCAATATAGAATGCATCCCCAAATCCGGGATTTCCCTTCTAGATACTTTTATCAGGGGCGCCTTAGTGACAGTGAGAGTGTGATTAAATTGCCTGAGGAACCATACTATAAAGACCCTTTACTTAGACCTTATATATTCTATGATGTCAGACAAGGACGGGAGTCTCACAGAGGTGGATCAGCCTCCTACCTCAACACAGTTGAAGCACAATATTGTCTCCGACTGTACGAGCATGTTCAGAAAGCAGTGAAGTCTTTTGGTCTGGGGAAGATTTCTGTTGGCATAATTACTCCTTACAAGCTGCAGTTGAAATGCCTCCAACGCGAGTTTGAGGAAGTCTTAAATTCAGAAGAAGGGAAGGATCTATATATCAACACTGTAGATGCTTTCCAAGGTCAAGAGCGTGATGTGATTATTATGTCTTGTGTGCGTGCTGGTCATGGGGTTGGTTTTGTTGCTGATATACGTCGGATGAATGTTGCCCTTACGCGCGCAAGAAGGGCCCTTTGG GTGATGGGAAATGCCAATGCACTGACACATTCCGAGGATTGGAAAGCGTTGATTGCTGATGCAAAATCCCGAAATTGCTACATGGACACGGAATCTCTTCCCAAGGACTTTTTGGTGCCCAAGGGAGCTGTTTACACACCATTACCTGGTAAGGCACCCTTGAATATGAGGGGTATGAGATCAGGTGGGCCAAGATATAATAGATCAATGGAGATGCATATGGAATCCAGAGTGGGAGCACCATTTGAAGATGACGAGAGGATGAATGGCGCTTCAGTAAGCTCCAGAAATGGGAACCACCGTCCACCACGGTATTTACAAGAGAATTCCTTAGATGATTTGAGTGATAAATCCAGAGATGCCTGGCAGCATGGCATACAGAAGAGGCAGGGTTCAACTGGAACCATGGCAAAGAGAGATGTATAG